The window TGACTTCCTCCCTGGGCCTCCCAGGCCCGTCGGGAAACAACCccagcgacgccgccctcaaTAGGCGCTGGAACAAGTTTCTCGACATGCACAACCTCCGAACGATCCTCCAGACGTCGCCGGCCCAGATCGACCAGCAGCACGCCGACGCGCTCGCGGCCCTGCGTGTGCCCTACGAGCAGcgagccgccgacgaggcctaTGTCCTGAGCATCTGGGACCAGATcgacctcatcgtcgacTACTTGCCGCCTGACGTCAACCCCGAGTGGCGGGCCCAAGAGCAGCTCCTCAAGCGCACAGCCCTGCGCCTCGCGGCCCGAAGATCACGCCTCAAGGCGGATATGGAACTCTGCGAAACCCACTGGGAACCGAATATCTTGCCCCTCGACATGGCTcccaagggcaagggggCAAGCGGGAAGAAGATCGAGGTGGCGACGTCGCTCATCAACACGAGTCACTACCTCGGCCACGAACCGGGCGATCCCATCTTCTCCTACTGCCCACTGCCCTTGACAGCGCCGAACGACGAGCGAAACTTCACTTACCGCGGCTGCGTCCCGCGCGACCCCCGCGAGGACATGCTGCGCTTGCAGCTCCTCCTGCCCAAGGTTGTCGCGCACATCGTTGCACTGCTCGCCTTCTCCCCCGAGATGGTCTCGGACTTTCCTGAGAAGTGCTGGGAGCTGATGGACCGTACCGACGACCTCgccagcggcgacgacaaaTACGGCGGCCTCCTGAGCGAAATCCGGACGCTCTGGATGCACAAGTTTCCCGGACAAGACCCGGCAGTATCAGCAGCGTACATGGACTTCCTCCGGGGCCACGCGCtggtgggcgaggcggcgtgGCTGGTCTGCGGTCTGTGCCGCGGGGGCTTGGACATCAAGTGCCCTAAGAAGAGACGCCGGTTGCGCGGTCTATGGTATGGGCTCCTGCCGCTCATGGATGTCTTGACATTCGACAAGGAAGAAGACATGACAACGTTTGACGGGCTGGAGACCATCGTGGAACTGTACGTCCGAGACCAGGGCCGCAAGGCACACGAGATGGTGTTTCGAGACGGGGAGTATGACCGCGCGTTGCTGTACCACGAGGACGCCATCCACAAAAATGTAGGTCCCAAGTCCCCCATTTCCCCTCCCTTcgcctcatcatcatcatcatcatcatcatcatcatcatcatccttATCGTTGTCGTTGTGGACGTTGTGTTATGGACGTTGTGTTACGGACGTTGTTGTTGCTTCAGGGTTACGAGGGCCGGTCGATCTGCCCAGCCCCAAGCTCAAGCTTGACCCTAGCTCCGGGGGTGGCACATCAGGGGACGTCAGCGCTGTAATCCCTGCAATGTTCCCCCATGAAGTTGTCCACCGGCCCCGGATAAACCATACTCCACCTCCACATCTCTCGCCCGTCCAAAATTTCCCGAATCGACCTGCACTCTTTCACTGTCTGGCGGTCCCGAAACTGACACaacctccctctcttctctccagTACTCCATCCACTCAATCTACGCAAACTACAACGGCCGCTACCACCCCactgccggcgccgtcttctacCCGGGTTCGTACCGGTTACCCCCAAGTGACCCAGCCCTCGACCCCAACGACTCCGACTCCGAACCCGTCCCGATCTCTGACGAGGTCCTGGCCGCGTGCGACAGCATCAACTGGCGCATTGGAACCCCTGCCGAACCAGCACAGGCCGGACCACCCGAGCCAGTCGTTCCTGCAGCAGTAGCAACAGCagcgaagagaaagagaaaagagaccGGAGTgaaagccgccgcctccaccgccaccgcaACCGATCAGAAACCATCgcgaaagagaaaaggaggccGACCCCCGAAAGCtcgcgccgccgctcctcTACCACCCTCGAATCCCACCGCCAACTGAGTCgtcgcctcctcggccctcCCTCGATTCCGCCGACAACGAAATCGCAGCGGCCCTAACCGGCTCCGTCATCTCGATCCGAGCCAGAGGCTGACTCCCCTTGACGCCGAACTAGCCCGCGTAGCCTCTATATACCACGCAACCACACGCACGCAACCCGACCGCTCTCCAACATGGCCTCCCTCGCATCCCTCCGCGGCCTGCGCCCGACTTTCACATCCCTCGCCTCGACATCACCGAGCACCGCCTCCCGCGCcctctcgacctcggctcccctcgccgcccgcaaAGCAACCACGTCCTCGGGCGGTGGCACCCCAGAGTACGCCGGCCGTGTCGCCAACCTCCGCCAGCACCTCTTCGCCCAGGCCCCGCCCCCCTTGCGTATGGCCCGTAACCGTCACCTGCGCCACTGGACCATCCACCGCGCCtggctcctcctccagcgccagcagcgCGAGGCCCGCGAGCGCGAGCTGCAACGCATGCAGCAGAGTATGTacgtcgccaacgaggagCTCCGCCGCTCCGCCGGTCCGGGCACCAGGGACGAGGGCTGGCTGTACCGCGTCTcccaggagaagaagggcgtgtacggccccggcgccgtGCCCATCGAGTACGCCCGCCAGCAGACCGAGACTCCCGCCCGCCAGGCGTGGAACCACGAGTGGAAGCGGTAGAtgatcttttttttccctttttcttttctttaaacccttcttttttcttcaaTGTTGTCTGTTTCTCtttccaggccggccgaGAAGCACAGAGAGATTCGGAGATGCCAAGGGAGGTTTGGATATGTACAAAATCAAAAaaaggaggcggcgacgagagctCCTGGACAAGTTGAGACTGAACGACAaagagagtgggagagagtgggagagagagacttgCGCGTCTCCCCATGTACTattaccaccaccaccaccaccaccaccaccaccaccacagaGTGGTTGCGTCACTCCCCATGTAGTAAATACTGTAGGATTGGCCTGATCAATGGACATACAacgaaggggagagggaaagggaagtCAATAATTCGAGTTTGAAGCATTAGGACActtgttttctttcctcttACAACGTAGGTTGCGTTTAAGTGACTTCCATCTtccattctctctctctttcacacactctctctgCCCTCCAGttcaagggggggagaaaacGCAACATGGTCCCCCCAGCGCAAAATAGAAAGACCAAGACTTCAAAGCAGCAGAAATACTAAAAAAAACTCCCCCAAAAATCAAAGCTTTCCTGAACTTGAAACTTTTGGGTCGTTCTATGTTACGCTATCCTATTAATACACACAGAGATGAATAAGGGCAAAGAAAAACAGAGCAATGCCCCTTATTCTCGCAAAAAAGACGTCGGTCGTCGCTGAGATATCACGCTGTGCCTGCTCGCTGTAGCGCCGCTAAGCtggaaaaggaggaggaggggcggtTAAAGAGAGCATTAAAGATGACTCGGGTGATTCGCGATACGTGTAAGACGGGGGAGCGCCTCGGAGGTAGCTTTCGGGGAGCGTTGACCATCCGGGTTCGCTCCCGGCCTTCTGCGCGGCTTCGGcgttgggggaggggggtgggggggccTCCAGGGCTGTGGCCTACTCGCGGCAGACGGCCCGTTCatcccgccgtcgtcgacttgAATAGGCGCATATCCCATTGGCGCTGGGTCTGCATTTCGGTGACTCGTGGTCCAACACTGCCGCCGTCTCTCCTCTGCAGAGAACCTTGTCGAGTTCCCGTCTGATTCGCTGTGTCGTGCCCGCACTGGTAGTCGATCGAAAGGGAAAATAAAGAGCAAGAGGGGTGAGGGGGGCTGCGTCGCTCACAGAATGacgcagcagccgccgccctcgcccttctcaAAGGTCAACAGGGCTGCGCGCgtggcggcctcgaagacATCGTCAACTCCCTCGCCGCTGAGACTGGAACACTCAAGGTATTTCCGCGCGCCAATCTCCTTGGATGCGGCGTCACCCTCCTGGTGGGTGACAAAACGCAACGACTTCTTGCGCatctcctcgatggcgacggggTCTTCACGGAGATCTTTCTTCAATCCAACGAGAATGATAGGGACGCCGGGGCAAAGACGCGTGACCTCCTCAACCCACTGCATAATTCGTCAGCTCTGATGTGTGAGGCGACATGAGAGGCCAAGCGCGCCGGATATAGAAACGAACCTTGTGCttgacgttgtcgagggAGTCGGGGGTGTCGACGGAGAAgccgatgaggatgacgTGCGCTTTGGAGTATGCCAGGGGACGTAACCGCTCGTAGTCCTCTTGTCCGGCGGTATCCCATAGCGCCAGCTGAACCGACTTGCCATCTACTCTGCAGTCGGTAACATAGTTTTCGAAAACGGTGGGGATCTGTAAGTCATGTCTCGTCAGGGATCGGGGCTCGGGGTTGACGGGCTGCGTCGAGTACTAACGTAATGCTACACGAGGGAGGGCTTGTTAGCAAAGGTTGAAACTCGACTTGGGGTCAAACCCGTGACGGGTGCCACGCCGGACGTACCGTGGGGAAGTAACCGAGAGTGAAGACGCTCAGCAGACTCGTCTTTCCGCAGGCACCATCGCCAATGATGACGAGCTTCCTATTGGCAGCTTGTCAGTAAGAAGGAAAAGGTAGAGTCGGTATGAAGAGCAAGGCCGGAGCCACCCAACAAAAGATAGGTGTCATGAGCGCGGCGCAATGGGAGGGCAGGAGGCGGTCGGTCCCGAGGCACTAGAGTAGAGAaatggagaaggagaaggaggaaaatTCGAATCGGGAAGCGTGGTCGTACCTGCGGATGACGTTCTGGGCGTTATTTGCTGCTGCCATGACTGTGATGGTCTACACCGGACGGAGGTGATGTGGGGGAGAAACGTCGACGGGTGGTCAATTGGGAGCTTAGACGGACCGTCGGCGACGGATGTGTATGTCGAGCCGCGAGCCGATGGTGTAGCCGAGTGAGGATCGAAGAGGGATCGGGGATCGAAATAGAGGAAGGAGGCGTTGGGAACGCACAGGAAGGCAACCAGGGAGCGCAGTGAACGGTGCGATCGGTGGGTTCGGATCGTACGCGGTGCTGTCGTAAAATCGTATCGGATGggtgggcggcgggagcTGCGTCGGCGGACGGATAGGTTATAGAAGCTAGCTGTGAAGAGCGCTAGAGTCCGATGAATGGGTTAatgtgtgtctgtgtgtgtgtgcgtatgTGAGGAATTAATTCTTCTTGAGTGGGTTGTCGAAGAGAAGAGTGGCGGATAAGTCGGGGTGAGAACAAGACGAGAGAAGCGGAGAGGAGTGGGATGGTGAGATTGCAAAGATGCGAGAAGACGGATGGCCCAGAGAGGATAGATCTACTAGTCCCAAGGGGAGGGATCGGGAGGGAAAATACAAATAATTATAAAAAGTAAAAGagactgggggggggggatagCGCCCTTGTAATGATTTTTCTTCGGGGGACACAGGCGCTAGTAACGAACGGTCAAGGCAGTGAGTGAGGTAGGCAGTTGAGGTCACTGTTTAAgtgtacctacctacctgcttAGGTGGTAGTGGGTGGTAGATCTGGGGGTAGGGAGGGGAATACGAGCTGAAGAAAACATACCAGGGGGTAGGAGCTGATGGTGCATGAAGAAAGGGACAAAAGCACCCCAGCGAAACCAGACCTGGGGAGGAGCTGGGAGTttaagaaaaaaaaaacccccccaaATAGCtgtgatgaagaagaaatgaaaaaGCTACATGGGTAAAAGAGCTGTCGCGAGtcggagctggagctggccGTTTATGAAATAGAAGAGGCCGAAGAATAGGAGGAAGCCTGGATCAGGTCGGTCCAGGACTTGGTCCCGAGACGGAAGTTCTACACTTGTAGCGGTGCTACAGACCATGTACTGAGTATATACTTACCATGTACAGCCCCTACCTGTGTGCGTAGGACTATGGCTACGTGGTCGCAGGGGGGCAGAGAATACAATGCCTACACAACAGGTGTATGCATgcccacctacctacctacctgtacCTACAGAATGTAGTGTGCCTGGTCTGGTCCGACTCCCTGGACCTGGCTGAAGTATCCGTACCCGTCCGTTTCTTGCGCGATGACGGTGAAAGCAAGGTCGATATGCCCCGTGTTGTGGTCATCGGCAACCAGTAGCGGCCATGTCCGTGAGCCGAATTGTCACCAGAGTTGCTGTCAGAGAgccgccctccctcctcccaagAGACACACTAAGCAACCCGCGGAGAAGCCTCAGTCTCGTTCGCCTCCTTTCGCACCTCTCTCCGCTCTCTCTACTCTCTCCTCCGAGCTAAATACCCATCATGACGGAACCGCGCCAAGGAAGCCATCCCCAAGCCAACCCGACACCTGAAGTGCGGTGCGCCGAG is drawn from Colletotrichum destructivum chromosome 6, complete sequence and contains these coding sequences:
- a CDS encoding uncharacterized protein (Putative large ribosomal subunit protein mL40, fungi), with protein sequence MASLASLRGLRPTFTSLASTSPSTASRALSTSAPLAARKATTSSGGGTPEYAGRVANLRQHLFAQAPPPLRMARNRHLRHWTIHRAWLLLQRQQREARERELQRMQQSMYVANEELRRSAGPGTRDEGWLYRVSQEKKGVYGPGAVPIEYARQQTETPARQAWNHEWKR
- a CDS encoding Putative small GTP-binding protein, whose translation is MAAANNAQNVIRRKLVIIGDGACGKTSLLSVFTLGYFPTYSTQPVNPEPRSLTRHDLQIPTVFENYVTDCRVDGKSVQLALWDTAGQEDYERLRPLAYSKAHVILIGFSVDTPDSLDNVKHKWVEEVTRLCPGVPIILVGLKKDLREDPVAIEEMRKKSLRFVTHQEGDAASKEIGARKYLECSSLSGEGVDDVFEAATRAALLTFEKGEGGGCCVIL